One segment of Spodoptera frugiperda isolate SF20-4 chromosome 5, AGI-APGP_CSIRO_Sfru_2.0, whole genome shotgun sequence DNA contains the following:
- the LOC118271931 gene encoding uncharacterized protein LOC118271931: MSQPIVNNEAYTDVVELCALLQCLGFSVKSLDTSDGNLSQDGGVRSVVINCQSSGLHVVLESASLSCSCPTTASQQNSGIWQVSGMTGGKHLDKEFGCSLLGSLPKSHRERLSKELHEMIRCIKQHNESDADMGKEAIANRSASMVELNTPEKRDFPLKTDTPTRYRSLDTLTAAKRNTDQLPEPGPLHKVEHADVSADGCKDKKQIMCRRQSTYTLSSTPGSVRRRNKTSSPIHTSQNTLLDNLIAAEKVAEDLHSKLVHVIREYVEDGKHDSSMSSLTLDVSKISLLKCPDASKAQFASSPNLSAMGVAKEDFTRLKRFESVSTSNLVPKSTVAKESKITSRLRRISPNLFKSKKESPGVKIDKPDARSKLNSLFKPKIVTPVRTPRANPEASPGLSSSRKKFSHVKSTIPRPAKKE, translated from the exons atgtcgcAGCCTATCGTCAATAAC GAAGCCTACACAGATGTGGTGGAACTGTGTGCCCTGCTACAATGCCTGGGGTTCAGCGTCAAGTCCCTGGATACGAGCGACGGTAACCTCAGCCAGGATGGGGGCGTCAGGAGTGTTGTTATCAATTGTCAG TCGTCAGGTCTCCACGTGGTGCTGGAGAGTGCCAGCCTGTCCTGCTCCTGCCCCACCACTGCGAGCCAGCAGAACAGTGGCATCTGGCAGGTGTCTGGTATGACCGGGGGAAAACATTTAGATAAG GAATTCGGATGCTCCCTACTTGGGTCTTTACCAAAGAGTCACCGTGAACGTCTTTCGAAGGAGCTTCACGAGATGATCAGATGCATCAAGCAACACAATGAATCGGATGCTGATATGGGCAAGGAGGCTATAGCCAATAGATCGGCTAGTATGGTTGAACTGAACACTCCTGAAAAACG GGATTTCCCCTTGAAAACGGACACACCGACTCGGTATCGATCTCTGGACACACTGACGGCAGCCAAGAGGAATACCGACCAGCTTCCAGAGCCTGGGCCCCTGCACAAAGTGGAACATGCTGATGTTTCTGCTGATGGCTGTAAAGACAAGAAG CAAATAATGTGTCGTAGACAGAGCACGTACACACTATCATCCACACCTGGCAGCGTCCGCAGGCGAAATAAAACTTCAAG tcCAATACACACTTCTCAAAACACTTTATTGGACAACTTGATAGCTGCAGAAAAGGTAGCAGAGGATTTGCATAGCAAGCTAGTGCACGTGATCAGAGAATATGTGGAAGATGGGAAGCATGATTCTTCAATGTCCTCGCTGACGCTGGACGTCTCCAAGATTTCACTGCTAAAG TGTCCAGATGCATCCAAAGCTCAATTTGCATCGAGTCCAAATCTATCTGCAATGGGTGTTGCCAAAGAAGACTTCACTAGGCTGAAGAGATTTGAAAGTGTCTCAACATCTAATCTCGTTCCAAAATCGACGGTTGCAAAAGAAAGCAAGATTACATCGAGATTACGCCGTATTTCACCCAATCTTTTTAAATCGAAGAAAGAATCTCCCGGTGTTAAAATAGACAAGCCTGATGCGCGAAGTAAACTGAACA GTCTATTCAAACCGAAAATAGTAACTCCAGTACGTACGCCGCGAGCGAACCCAGAAGCAAGCCCCGGCCTAAGCTCATCACGAAAAAAGTTCAGCCATGTTAAGTCCACTATACCAAGACCGGCTAAGAAGgaataa
- the LOC118271650 gene encoding 26S proteasome regulatory subunit 7, with protein MPDHLGDDMRKLKDAPEEPEKEIKSLDEGDIALLKSYGQGQYTKIIKEVEEGIQTVMKRVNELTGIKESDTGLAPPALWDLAADKQTLQNEQPLQVARCTKIINADSNDPKYIINVKQFAKFVVDLADSVAPTDIEEGMRVGVDRNKYQIHIPLPPKIDPTVTMMQVEEKPDVTYSDVGGCKEQIEKLREVVETPLLHPEKFVKLGIEPPKGVLLFGPPGTGKTLCARAVANRTDACFIRVIGSELVQKYVGEGARMVRELFEMARSKKACLIFFDEIDAIGGARFDDGAGGDNEVQRTMLELINQLDGFDPRGNIKVLMATNRPDTLDPALMRPGRLDRKVEFGLPDLEGRAHIFRIHARSMSVERDIRFDLLARLCPNSTGAEIRSVCTEAGMFAIRARRKVATEKDFLEAVNKVIKSYAKFSATPRYMTYN; from the exons ATGCCGGACCATTTAGGAGATGATATGCGTAAACTCAAGGATGCGCCAGAAGAACCAGAAAAAGAGATCAAAT CGCTTGACGAAGGAGATATAGCACTTCTAAAATCATAT GGCCAGGGACAATATACCAAAATCATCAAGGAGGTCGAAGAAGGTATACAGACTGTGATGAAGAGGGTGAATGAACTGACTGGAATTAAGGAATCTGACACTGGTTTAGCCCCTCCAGCCCTTTGGGATCTTGCAGCGGACAAGCAAACACTTCAGAATGAACAACCCTTACAG GTAGCAAGATGCACAAAAATCATCAATGCGGACTCAAATGATCCAAAGTACATAATCAATGTGAAGCAGTTTGCCAAGTTCGTTGTGGATCTCGCAGACTCTGTGGCTCCTACTGATATCGAGGAAGGCATGAGGGTTGG TGTGGACCGCAACAAGTATCAGATTCATATTCCGTTGCCACCGAAGATCGACCCAACGGTAACGATGATGCAGGTTGAAGAGAAGCCCGATGTGACCTACAGCGATGTGGGAGGCTGCAAGGAACAGATTGAGAAGCTCAGGGAAGTTGTGGAGACTCCATTGTTGCAT CCTGAGAAGTTCGTGAAGCTGGGTATTGAGCCTCCTAAGGGTGTGTTGTTGTTCGGCCCCCCCGGTACCGGCAAGACGTTGTGCGCGAGAGCAGTCGCCAACAGAACTGATGCTTGCTTCATCAGAGTTATTG GTTCGGAGTTGGTACAGAAGTACGTGGGAGAGGGGGCTCGTATGGTGCGCGAGTTGTTTGAGATGGCTCGTAGCAAGAAGGCCTGTCTTATATTCTTTGATGAAATTGATGCCATCGGTGGTGCTAG GTTCGACGACGGCGCTGGTGGCGACAATGAGGTCCAGAGAACTATGTTGGAACTCATCAACCAGCTCGACGGTTTCGACCCTCGTGGTAACATCAAG GTATTGATGGCCACGAACAGACCAGATACCCTCGACCCTGCCCTCATGCGTCCAGGTCGTCTGGATCGTAAGGTGGAGTTCGGTCTGCCAGACCTGGAGGGCAGAGCTCACATCTTTAGGATCCACGCCAGGTCTATGAGCGTAGAGAGAGACATCAGATTCGATCTGCTGGCTCGATTGTGTCCTAATTCTACTGGTGCTGaaattag GTCGGTATGCACTGAAGCGGGTATGTTCGCGATCCGCGCCCGCCGCAAGGTCGCCACCGAGAAGGACTTCTTGGAGGCAGTCAACAAAGTCATCAAGTCATACGCCAAGTTCTCGGCGACACCACGCTACATGACTTACAACTAA